The following proteins come from a genomic window of Vicinamibacterales bacterium:
- a CDS encoding S41 family peptidase, which translates to MRYRSVTAAIVAIVVSAVIGGVYGKGAQATENTVPEHYRTFTAALSAIQTQYAEPVESDRLVYGAINGMLQTLDPHSSFMDPRSYAQMRERQEGRYYGLGLTIQSVDGDITAVRVFEGSPAFTNGIRRGDVIADVEGTNTKGWTTEATVNKLKGPKGTFVKIGVRRKGFERLLEMNVMRDQVSIPSLSASFMIDATTGYVGVTDFAEHTDEDLGLALEALARKGMKRLVFDLRGNPGGQLDQAIRITNRFIPKGAMIVYTRGRVANSDSDYRATETPDFTSIPMITLVNRNSASASEIVSGALQDYDRSLVVGETTFGKALVQSVYRVSGGAGLALTTARYYTPSGRLIQRPWDGTFDEYLTYTLKDQSERAKTPDQLKYTTGGRKVFSGGGIEPDLRFDGPVEGFSPTRFGRALQGRGLFAGYAEQYSADGDTRIGHSGPSRKIVRKGFVVDDAMVAEFKSYVTGRNVKIEEDAWAKDIDFIRAMIRYNIDEAVFDIATARQRLVTVDPQARFAISKFPEAEKLQELAKNRPAQP; encoded by the coding sequence ATGCGTTACCGCTCCGTCACCGCCGCGATTGTCGCCATCGTCGTTTCCGCCGTGATCGGCGGGGTTTACGGGAAGGGCGCCCAGGCCACTGAGAACACGGTGCCGGAGCACTACCGCACCTTTACCGCGGCGCTGAGTGCTATCCAGACGCAGTACGCCGAGCCGGTGGAGTCGGACCGCCTGGTCTACGGCGCCATCAACGGCATGCTGCAGACGCTCGACCCGCATTCGAGCTTCATGGATCCCCGCAGCTACGCGCAGATGCGCGAGCGGCAGGAGGGGCGCTACTACGGCCTCGGCCTCACCATCCAATCGGTTGACGGCGACATCACCGCGGTGCGCGTGTTCGAAGGCTCGCCGGCGTTCACCAACGGCATCCGCCGCGGCGACGTGATCGCCGACGTCGAAGGCACCAACACCAAGGGCTGGACCACCGAGGCGACCGTCAACAAGCTCAAGGGTCCGAAGGGCACGTTCGTCAAGATCGGCGTGCGCCGCAAGGGGTTCGAGCGCCTGCTCGAAATGAACGTGATGCGCGACCAGGTCAGCATCCCGAGTCTGTCGGCGTCGTTCATGATCGACGCGACCACCGGCTACGTCGGCGTCACCGACTTCGCCGAGCACACCGACGAGGATCTCGGTCTCGCGCTCGAGGCGCTCGCCAGGAAGGGCATGAAGCGCCTGGTGTTCGATCTGCGCGGCAATCCCGGTGGCCAGCTCGATCAGGCGATCCGCATCACCAATCGCTTCATCCCCAAGGGGGCGATGATCGTCTACACGCGCGGCCGCGTCGCCAACTCCGACTCCGACTATCGCGCCACCGAGACACCGGACTTCACGAGCATCCCGATGATCACGCTGGTCAACCGCAATAGCGCCAGCGCGTCGGAGATCGTGTCTGGCGCGCTGCAGGACTACGACCGCTCGCTGGTCGTCGGCGAGACCACGTTCGGCAAGGCGCTGGTGCAGTCGGTGTATCGCGTGAGCGGCGGCGCCGGCCTGGCGCTGACCACGGCGCGCTACTACACGCCGAGCGGCCGCCTGATCCAGCGTCCGTGGGACGGCACCTTCGACGAGTACCTCACCTACACGCTGAAGGATCAAAGCGAGCGCGCGAAGACGCCGGACCAGTTGAAGTACACGACCGGCGGCCGCAAGGTCTTCTCGGGCGGCGGTATCGAGCCGGACCTGCGCTTCGACGGCCCGGTTGAAGGCTTCTCGCCCACGCGCTTCGGCCGTGCGCTGCAGGGCCGCGGCCTGTTCGCCGGCTACGCCGAGCAGTACAGCGCCGACGGCGACACCCGCATCGGCCACTCCGGCCCGTCGCGCAAGATCGTGCGCAAGGGCTTCGTCGTCGACGATGCGATGGTGGCCGAGTTCAAGAGCTACGTGACCGGCCGCAACGTGAAGATCGAGGAAGACGCGTGGGCGAAAGACATCGACTTCATCCGCGCCATGATCCGGTACAACATCGACGAGGCCGTGTTCGACATCGCCACGGCACGTCAGCGCCTGGTCACGGTTGACCCGCAGGCCCGGTTCGCCATTTCCAAGTTCCCCGAAGCCGAGAAGCTCCAGGAACTGGCGAAGAACCGCCCGGCCCAGCCCTGA
- a CDS encoding chromosome segregation protein SMC: MHLERLEISGFKSFSDRSELAFDRGVTAIVGPNGCGKSNVADALTWVLGEQSAKSLRGDKMEDVIFNGSDARKPTGAAEVRLRFGNVIVPPSLMKEMGEEAPAREANGNGNGNGNGHHPDVAALLEPTTREVEVTRRLYRSGESEYLIDGHACRLKDIHELLMDTGLGQKAYAIIEQGKIGMILSSRPTDRRQLIEEAAGITKYKARRRSAELKLEAAQQNLTRLDDIVYEIDKQRGSLKRQAAKAKRYTRLRDEMRRWEKVLFARRYRTLSDAIETARARLAEARSNETSAAARLAEVENDLSRIRIELASADAAATSARETVHGHELEINRRQQQIALDTQQAEMLRARANELEAERQQLEDRREPERLALDGRRAAAGEAAAARDEAAALAAEAGDEYARAQLAIEALEQDVERARADVYAVLNTITALNAAHDNAAAQRERAMAASGRLELEASELAAELEKARAQRQMAAEALRRAQDGLDAAKVARAARESELASARIEHEWRAREVRSREHDLAAMSARLHSLEEIDSHRSGFADAARMVLVNANGKVGQMGALADFIEVEPKYERAVEACLGDLLQHVVVERLEHVSAGLKLIRQENAGRCGFIVGRPDDGSAAARYSGSGEGSFVETPMTAFGGTADAPGEDAGAHLGAPAGALALSSVVHIGGPFPQAIHAVLGGALIADSFEAAARIAPTVPGPVATLEGDVFRGRYVVTGGDKAESRGILGTKREIKELREKVAESKSALEQLIAETAGFEQTIAHATAAIAGLSAEFHRQEKAIVGVEGQAQRAAEDEFRVQQRTELVRTEISRVTEEITGLDARQAEARESIARLNEQRVEADLTLSDAQRQLAEARDRAEGLSLRAGEARAAHAGLVERSAAALAEVARMEDAAAELERRVQACTRDVALMRDQRERLLNAIADGQRLMDEDIGRLQGLREDMLVADELALTIRQSTEKQEEVIRDARRAVDALRALAAEVDVQRATAESDLTHLAQQSVDTVNATLDEIREQVAEMEAAGQIEPDVRAIRAAEAAEPDEEDESAYAPADSEELRRDLAEAASGSEGGAAVRMTAEEAISELRDKIDRMGPVNMMAIEQSKELEERHLFLSTQRQDLIDSIAQTNEAIGKIDETTHARFREAFSAINENFQGMFATLFGGGKAGITLLDENDPLESGIDIIASPPGKRLQSVMLLSGGEKALTAIALMFAIFKYKPSPFCLLDEIDAPLDDANIGRFIDMLKSMMDKTQFIIITHSRKTMEIADRLYGVTMEEPGVSKLISIQLN, from the coding sequence ATGCATCTCGAACGCCTAGAAATCTCAGGATTTAAGTCCTTCTCGGATCGGTCCGAGCTGGCATTCGACCGTGGCGTCACCGCCATTGTCGGACCCAACGGCTGCGGTAAGTCCAACGTGGCCGACGCGCTGACGTGGGTGCTCGGCGAGCAAAGCGCCAAGAGCCTGCGCGGCGACAAGATGGAAGACGTCATCTTCAACGGATCCGATGCGCGAAAGCCCACCGGCGCCGCCGAAGTCCGTCTCCGTTTCGGCAATGTCATCGTCCCGCCGTCCCTGATGAAGGAGATGGGCGAGGAAGCCCCGGCCCGCGAGGCCAACGGCAACGGCAACGGGAACGGCAACGGCCACCACCCCGACGTGGCGGCGCTGCTCGAACCGACGACCCGCGAGGTCGAGGTGACGCGCCGCCTGTATCGATCGGGCGAAAGCGAATACCTGATCGACGGCCACGCCTGCCGGCTGAAAGACATCCACGAACTGCTGATGGACACCGGCCTCGGACAGAAGGCCTACGCCATCATCGAGCAGGGCAAGATCGGGATGATCCTCAGCTCGCGCCCGACCGATCGGCGCCAACTGATCGAAGAAGCGGCGGGGATCACCAAGTACAAGGCGCGCCGGCGCTCGGCCGAGCTCAAGCTCGAAGCCGCGCAGCAGAACCTGACGCGCCTCGACGACATCGTCTACGAAATCGACAAGCAGCGCGGCTCGCTGAAGCGCCAGGCCGCCAAAGCCAAGCGTTACACGCGCCTGCGCGACGAGATGCGCCGGTGGGAGAAGGTGCTGTTCGCGCGGCGGTATCGCACGCTGTCGGACGCCATCGAAACCGCGCGCGCCCGCCTCGCCGAGGCGCGGAGCAACGAAACCTCCGCCGCCGCCCGTCTTGCCGAAGTTGAAAACGACCTCTCGCGCATCCGCATCGAGCTGGCCTCGGCCGACGCCGCGGCCACCAGCGCGCGCGAAACGGTGCACGGTCACGAGCTCGAGATCAACCGCCGGCAGCAGCAGATTGCGCTGGATACGCAGCAGGCCGAGATGCTCCGGGCGCGGGCGAACGAGCTCGAGGCCGAACGGCAGCAGCTCGAGGACCGCCGCGAACCGGAACGCCTGGCCCTCGACGGCCGTCGTGCCGCCGCCGGTGAAGCCGCCGCCGCCCGCGACGAAGCCGCGGCCCTCGCGGCCGAAGCCGGCGACGAGTACGCGCGGGCGCAACTGGCGATCGAAGCGCTCGAGCAGGACGTCGAGCGCGCGCGCGCCGATGTCTACGCGGTGCTGAACACGATCACCGCGCTCAATGCCGCCCACGACAACGCCGCCGCCCAGCGCGAGCGCGCGATGGCGGCCTCCGGCCGTCTCGAACTCGAAGCCAGCGAGCTGGCCGCCGAGCTCGAGAAGGCCCGCGCCCAGCGGCAAATGGCCGCCGAAGCGCTGCGCCGCGCCCAGGACGGCCTCGACGCCGCCAAGGTGGCGCGTGCCGCCCGCGAGTCGGAGCTGGCCAGCGCCCGCATCGAGCACGAATGGCGCGCCCGCGAGGTCCGCTCGCGCGAGCACGACCTCGCTGCGATGAGCGCGCGCCTGCATTCACTGGAAGAGATCGACAGCCACCGTTCGGGTTTCGCCGACGCCGCCCGCATGGTGCTGGTGAACGCCAACGGCAAGGTCGGCCAGATGGGCGCGCTCGCCGACTTCATCGAAGTGGAGCCGAAGTACGAGCGGGCCGTCGAAGCCTGCCTCGGCGATCTGCTCCAGCACGTGGTGGTCGAACGCCTCGAGCACGTCTCGGCCGGATTGAAGTTGATCCGCCAGGAGAACGCCGGCCGCTGTGGATTCATCGTCGGCCGTCCCGATGACGGCTCGGCGGCCGCCAGGTATTCGGGATCGGGTGAGGGTTCCTTCGTGGAAACCCCGATGACCGCCTTCGGCGGCACCGCGGACGCGCCGGGTGAAGACGCGGGGGCGCACTTGGGTGCGCCCGCCGGCGCGCTGGCCCTGTCGTCGGTGGTTCACATTGGCGGCCCGTTCCCGCAGGCGATTCACGCCGTGCTGGGCGGGGCGTTGATCGCCGACTCGTTCGAAGCGGCGGCGCGCATTGCGCCGACCGTGCCGGGCCCCGTCGCCACGCTCGAAGGCGACGTGTTCCGCGGACGCTACGTGGTGACCGGCGGCGACAAGGCCGAGTCGCGCGGCATTCTCGGCACCAAGCGCGAGATCAAGGAACTGCGCGAGAAGGTCGCGGAGTCGAAGTCGGCGCTCGAGCAGTTGATTGCCGAGACCGCCGGATTCGAACAGACCATCGCGCACGCCACCGCCGCCATTGCCGGACTGTCGGCGGAATTCCACCGCCAGGAAAAGGCCATTGTCGGCGTCGAAGGCCAGGCCCAGCGCGCGGCGGAAGACGAGTTCCGCGTGCAGCAGCGCACCGAGCTGGTGCGGACCGAGATCAGCCGCGTCACCGAGGAGATTACCGGGCTCGACGCGCGCCAGGCGGAGGCTCGCGAGTCGATCGCGCGGCTGAACGAACAGCGGGTCGAGGCCGACCTCACCTTGTCGGACGCGCAGCGCCAGCTCGCCGAGGCGCGCGACCGGGCGGAAGGCCTCAGCCTGAGGGCCGGCGAGGCGCGCGCCGCGCATGCCGGCCTGGTCGAGCGCAGCGCCGCCGCCCTGGCCGAAGTGGCCCGGATGGAAGACGCCGCCGCCGAACTCGAACGCCGCGTGCAGGCGTGCACCCGCGACGTCGCGCTCATGCGCGACCAGCGCGAGCGCCTGCTGAACGCGATTGCCGACGGCCAGCGGTTGATGGACGAAGACATCGGCAGGCTCCAGGGCCTGCGCGAGGACATGCTCGTCGCCGACGAGCTCGCCCTCACGATCAGGCAGTCGACGGAGAAACAGGAAGAAGTGATCCGCGACGCCCGCCGCGCCGTGGATGCCCTGCGCGCCCTCGCCGCCGAAGTGGACGTGCAGCGCGCCACCGCCGAGTCGGACCTGACCCACCTCGCCCAGCAGTCGGTGGACACCGTCAACGCCACGCTCGACGAGATCCGCGAGCAGGTGGCGGAGATGGAAGCGGCCGGCCAGATCGAGCCCGACGTGCGCGCGATTCGCGCCGCCGAAGCGGCCGAGCCGGACGAAGAGGACGAATCCGCCTACGCTCCTGCAGATTCTGAGGAGCTACGGCGAGACCTCGCCGAAGCTGCCTCCGGCAGCGAAGGCGGGGCCGCGGTCCGCATGACCGCGGAAGAGGCGATCAGCGAACTGCGCGACAAGATCGACCGCATGGGCCCCGTCAACATGATGGCGATCGAGCAGTCGAAGGAGCTCGAAGAGCGCCACCTGTTCCTCTCAACGCAACGCCAGGATCTGATCGACTCGATCGCGCAGACCAACGAAGCCATCGGTAAGATCGACGAGACCACGCACGCCCGGTTCCGCGAGGCGTTCAGTGCCATCAACGAGAATTTCCAGGGAATGTTCGCGACGCTGTTCGGCGGCGGCAAGGCTGGCATCACGCTGCTTGATGAGAACGATCCGCTCGAGAGCGGCATCGACATCATCGCCTCGCCACCCGGCAAGCGCCTGCAGAGCGTGATGCTGTTGTCCGGTGGTGAAAAGGCGCTGACCGCGATCGCGCTGATGTTCGCCATCTTCAAGTACAAGCCGAGCCCGTTCTGCCTGCTCGACGAAATCGACGCCCCGCTCGACGATGCCAACATCGGGCGGTTTATCGACATGCTGAAGTCGATGATGGACAAGACCCAGTTCATCATCATCACGCACAGCCGCAAGACCATGGAGATCGCCGATCGGCTCTACGGCGTGACGATGGAAGAGCCGGGCGTGTCGAAGCTCATTTCCATCCAACTCAACTAA
- a CDS encoding peptidyl-alpha-hydroxyglycine alpha-amidating lyase family protein — translation MRTLILTVLLVGWTLLPVSTQTPAVPDLPFESVPDPLTLPPDVHFGEIAGLAVNSKGHIFVFSRGNSTGPAYMATAAQLLEFDPKGKFVREIGKNLFAWAYAHAVRIDKQDNIWIVDKGSNMILKMSPQGRVVWVFGRKGESSHLDVPPDYASQMAGLLQRAGLPVTIPANNNPRNPVPVHRDNVFNQPTDVAWDSQGNSYFSDGYVNSRVAKVNAKGEWVASWGSLGNGPGQFDTPHGIAVSPKDEIYVADRGNRRIQVLDTSGKFLREFTIDIPVDTTRGKIVYGQEAPNAKTGSQAPGAPDALCMTPGPNPVLFVGDLYPSRIYKVSLEGKLLGVYGQPGRNLGEFGWIHAIACPSENEIWVGELINWRVQKLVTKKGAAAK, via the coding sequence GTGAGAACTCTGATTCTGACTGTGCTGCTGGTTGGTTGGACGCTGTTGCCGGTGTCCACGCAAACGCCGGCGGTGCCGGATCTGCCGTTCGAGTCGGTGCCCGATCCGCTGACGCTTCCGCCTGATGTGCATTTCGGCGAGATCGCCGGGTTGGCGGTCAACTCGAAGGGCCACATCTTCGTCTTCTCGCGCGGCAACTCGACCGGTCCGGCCTACATGGCCACCGCCGCGCAGTTGCTCGAGTTCGATCCCAAAGGCAAGTTCGTTCGAGAGATCGGCAAGAACCTGTTCGCCTGGGCCTACGCGCACGCCGTGCGCATCGACAAACAGGACAACATCTGGATCGTCGACAAGGGCTCGAACATGATCCTGAAGATGAGCCCGCAGGGTCGCGTGGTGTGGGTGTTCGGCCGCAAGGGTGAGTCGTCTCACCTGGACGTGCCGCCGGACTATGCCTCGCAGATGGCCGGGCTGCTTCAGCGCGCCGGCCTGCCGGTCACCATCCCGGCCAACAACAATCCGCGCAATCCGGTCCCGGTGCATCGTGACAACGTCTTCAACCAGCCGACCGACGTCGCCTGGGACTCGCAAGGCAATTCGTACTTCAGTGACGGCTACGTCAATTCGCGGGTTGCCAAGGTGAACGCGAAGGGCGAATGGGTCGCCAGCTGGGGATCGCTCGGCAACGGCCCCGGACAGTTTGATACCCCGCATGGCATCGCGGTGTCGCCGAAGGATGAAATCTACGTCGCCGATCGCGGCAACCGCCGCATTCAGGTGCTGGACACCTCGGGCAAGTTCCTCCGCGAGTTCACCATCGACATTCCGGTCGACACCACGCGCGGCAAGATCGTCTACGGTCAGGAGGCGCCCAATGCCAAGACCGGATCGCAAGCGCCCGGCGCGCCCGACGCGCTCTGCATGACGCCGGGTCCGAACCCGGTGTTGTTTGTCGGTGACCTCTATCCGAGCCGCATCTACAAGGTGTCGCTCGAGGGCAAGCTGCTCGGCGTCTACGGCCAGCCCGGCCGCAACCTCGGCGAGTTTGGCTGGATCCACGCGATCGCCTGCCCGTCCGAAAACGAAATCTGGGTCGGTGAGCTGATCAACTGGCGCGTGCAGAAACTGGTGACGAAGAAGGGCGCGGCCGCCAAGTAG
- a CDS encoding OmpA family protein: protein MARLTSVILSGALVAVFAANAPAQAPKDNPKCEPNPVFNRFAGEVMGSCERARFRELELYRWKTPDDPKSGAAVHKVEGEYWYYFNDIARDAKGLFPGKLEVRRNFETAVRQAKGDVLSTDSSAVYYRIRKGNDEFWGQAGCGRGGDDCSAIMHKIIRVAAMEQSVVVSAEQIAKAMGAEGKVVFYGIYFDTDKATLKAESAPTLAEMAKWLKTNATAKVFIVGHTDMQGPVERNRTLSRDRAAAVIAALVKDHGITVDRLSADGVGPLAPAASNADEAGRAKNRRVEMVLR from the coding sequence ATGGCACGTCTCACGAGCGTAATACTGAGTGGCGCCCTGGTGGCGGTGTTCGCGGCTAACGCGCCGGCGCAAGCGCCCAAGGACAATCCCAAGTGCGAACCCAATCCGGTGTTCAACCGGTTTGCCGGAGAGGTGATGGGGAGCTGCGAGCGCGCCCGCTTCAGGGAGCTCGAGCTGTACCGATGGAAGACGCCTGACGACCCGAAGTCCGGCGCCGCGGTGCACAAGGTCGAGGGCGAGTACTGGTATTACTTCAACGACATCGCGCGGGACGCCAAGGGCCTCTTCCCCGGTAAGCTGGAGGTGCGGCGGAACTTCGAGACCGCAGTTCGCCAGGCCAAGGGCGACGTGCTCTCCACCGACTCCAGTGCGGTCTACTATCGCATCCGCAAGGGGAACGACGAGTTCTGGGGCCAGGCGGGTTGCGGGCGGGGCGGCGACGATTGCTCGGCGATCATGCACAAGATCATCCGCGTCGCGGCGATGGAGCAGTCGGTGGTGGTGTCGGCCGAGCAGATCGCCAAGGCCATGGGCGCCGAAGGCAAGGTCGTGTTCTACGGCATCTACTTCGACACCGACAAGGCCACGCTGAAGGCCGAATCGGCGCCGACCCTGGCCGAGATGGCGAAGTGGCTCAAGACCAATGCGACCGCCAAGGTGTTCATCGTCGGCCACACCGACATGCAAGGCCCGGTCGAACGCAACCGGACCCTGTCGCGCGATCGCGCCGCGGCGGTGATTGCGGCGCTGGTGAAGGACCACGGGATCACGGTCGATCGGCTGTCCGCCGACGGCGTTGGCCCGCTGGCCCCCGCGGCCAGCAATGCTGACGAAGCCGGCCGGGCGAAGAACCGCCGGGTTGAAATGGTGCTCCGCTAG